The window ATGCTGAAACGCTGCCAAGGGCACCGCATCCGACCACAACGGCATAACTCTGCATTAATCTCTTTTGATGATCTGTCCCTATAGGCTGAAACAGTGTTTGTTGAGAATATCTTGAAAGTAGTTCGAGCATTCTTCGAATGGATTAAAAAAAGTAACTGCAATAAGGGATGTTTTCAGTTCCACCGTAACCACGGAAGCGGGAAGAATTCAGGATAATTCATCGTCCGTCCGGCATAACAGCTGTACTATTTTGTGCTTGAACAGAAACCCTGTGTTTGAATGACAACTGCCCACGTACAGGGCACGGAGTAATTGCGGAACCGGAGCGTACTCAAGTACGTGAGGATTACGGAATTATTACTGCAACGCAGAAGAGGGGAGTCTTCATTCAAACACTATTTTTGAATGACAACCTTTGTCTTAGGCTCCACAAAGTCAAAAAGCTCCTCAACATCCTCATTCCTTAAACGAATGCATCCGTTAGACATTGCCTTGCCAATTGAGTCAGGTTCTGCGGTTCCATGAATTCCGTAACCATAAAGCCCCTCTTTTTCTACAAATCCAATCCAACGTGTCCCCAGAAGATTTTTCGGATGACCAAATGGAAATACTCCTTCAGGAGAATACCACACAGGATTCATTAATTTGTCTTTAACGTAGAAAACCTCTTCAGGTGTTTTATCATACTTCCCTATACCGACAGGGAATTGTTTAATAAAGTGACCATTCAGTAACACCGTTAATGTAAAATCACTTTTGTCTACCAGAAGTGAAATCTCACCTTTTAAAAGCTTTAATCTTTCTCCAACTCTAATCAACGTACGTCCTTTATGATTAATACGCATAATCAGCTTATGCGGAGTATTAAATTCAGCGGCTATCTTAACCAGACTGTCACCTGGCTTAACCGTATACAGGAAAGAATCAGGATCCGGAACCTGAGAAAACACCAGCTCTTCATTTAAAATATCAAGCTGTTTCTTTATTTCTTCTCGTTTAGTATAAAAGGCATCAGTGAAATACAAGTCAGACAGCATATTTCTTGCTTCGTATTTTTTCCCTTGTTTAATATACCCTAACGCCAGATCAAGCGTACTTGGGCTCATCTCCTCATGAACCTTGATCTCCTTCTTTACAACCTTTCTCACGGCTTCACTCTTAACATCTTCATCCGGTATTTCCAGTATATCTTCTTCATAAATGAACCCCTTTTCTTCCGGGTCACCAGACGCATCAACTGTGATATTGGAAAAATTGTGACTGACAAAACACAAAAGATTCACCAAGAAAAATGTCACTAGAAACGATTTCACAGAAACAATAGTTTTAACGGGTACATGTGAAATATCCATTTATTTCCTTTTTTCAAATTTTCAGTACGGTTATACTCATCTTACAATGGTTTTCGGATAAAATCCGAGATAAAATTGAGCGAGTATACCTTCACCAAGATTTGGTTTTAGTATATTAACCTCAAATAAAAAAATTCTCGCTCTTTACAAATAAACTGCTAAACTCCATTACACAAAAATGAGAACATTGAGCTGAATTTCCACAAAACGCATTTATTTGTAAAAACTCGAAAATAACACAGCAATATTTTTATGTCAAGTTAAAATGTACCCTGAAATAAAAATATTGACAATATATGGTATCTATGATATTAATAGACGCTTTATTCGTATGGAAATTACAGACTCCAATTCTGCCCCATCCTATGAGGGCACTATATGCATCCCGTACCAGCTGTTATTTTATAGATCATTAACCAAATTTAGGAAAGCGTATTAGAATATCATGCTTAAGACTTATATAGCTAAAACAGAAAAAGTAGAGAGAGATTGGTATCTGATTGATGCCAAAGATAAGGTTTTGGGAAGAATGGCCTGTAAAATCGCTATGATTCTACAGGGCAAAACGAAACCCGTATATACGCCACATGTTGATACGGGTGATTTTGTTATTGTGATTAATGCCGAAAAGATAAAGCTGACAGGCAACAAAATGGAGAATAAGGCTTACTATTCTCATTCAGGTTATGCAGGTGGTTTCAAGAAACATCCTGTAAAAACCTGGTTGATCAAACATCCTGATATGGTTACAAAATTAGCAGTCAGAGGAATGCTGCCAAAGACAAAGCTTGGCAATGTTATGTTAAAAAAATTAAAGGTTTACGCTGGAGCAGAGCATCCTCACGAAGCTCAGCAGCCAAAAATTCTGGAATTTTAATTAAAAGGTAAAGAGTATAATGATTGATAAAGCAGGTTTTTATTGGGGTACAGGGAGACGTAAGACATCAGTAGCAAGAGTTCGTATCAGGGAAGGCACAGGAGCTATCCTTATAAACAAAAAAGGTATAGGCGATTTCTTTCCCAGGGAGAGAGACAGGTTTGTTGTTTGTTTGCCTTTAAAGACGACGAAATGCCTTGAAAAGTATGACGTATTTGTAAATGTAAGGGGTGGCGGTATTACCGGACAGGCCGGTGCGGCATCTCTGGGTATTGCAAGAGCCCTGCTCAAATCTGATCAGACACTGGCAGAAAGCCTGAGGGGCGAGAGCCTTCTCACCCGTGACAGCAGAATGGTTGAGCGGAAAAAATATGGCCAAAAAGGTGCAAGAAAAAGCTTCCAGTGGACGAAAAGATAATTTGTTCCCTGCTTTTGATCAGGTCCTTTTTTTCACAGAAAGAGTCTCGCCAGTGCGTCAGATCTGCGTATAGTTCTGAACACCTGAATTACAGCCGCTGAAGAAGGTTTTCTGGAATTTCAGACAGAGAGTCTGCGTGAAATGATGATTTTCCGATTAAACCAAAACCAGAAATTGAGTAAAACTCGGCGAAGGATTTTCCCCGGATAAAAAGACCGAGGATTTTTCGATTGAGAAAGAATCAGAGTCCGTGCGCAAGCTGGTTCCGAAAACCGAAAGAAAAGCAGTTTGAAACAGATATATCTTAAATGGCTGCCCGCATATTCAATTCCTTTTACTATGAGGAAGCCTTGATCTTAAAAAATGCAGGCTCAGCAAATCTCAAGAAGACGCTCCTCCATTTAAAAGCCTCTTGAAAGAAACACTTCTGTTCGTCATCCACGGCAGAGGGAGTCCGATACAGATCTGCATCGGACTGTAATGACCTCTCCGCTATCCACCATTCTGGTCTCTAACCAGTTAAGTAATTAGAGAAAAACAGAAAAACGATTGAGCACCACCTGCATACCTGCGGGTAAGGAAGCAAACAAAGTGCATCATGGACCTGCCATGTGAGATATCCTGCATGACAGCTCATTGCTTAAGGGCAGTTTTGTGGTCACCAGCCTCAAACGGGCTCTTCCGTTTCGTTCAGATGAGAGCAATATGTTTCACCGAAGTCAAGGCCCTCCCGAGTTAAATCTCAAACCAATATTAATCCTTATCTCGATCCTTATAGAACCTCTCCATTGCAACACCATGGTCTGTTTCCTTATTAAAGACATCCAGCTCCTTGCGATATATAAGATGACAGGAGCGACAGGAACGTTTGACCACATCCAATTTTGCCCTGGCTGCTGTGAGTTCCTTCTCTCCGCAGACAAGAAGAAGCTTTGACATAGCATTATTAAATTCCTCTTTAAACTCAGAAAATCCCTCTGGAATTTCTGAACTTCCGAGATCTAACTGGTTGAAAGAGCTGCTTATTTTATTACATAAGCTTTTTGCATCCTCCCACTCTTCCCGCTTTATTTTGCCTGATAATGAGCGGGTATCCTTCCTCATTCCCTCCATCACTTCTTTGAACCCCAGCTTGACAAACCATTCATCAGCATCAGTATCTTGTTCAACTTTTCCCTGACTACAAGAGATTAAAAAGATTATGCCAATAAACGAAAACCGTAAAAACTTTCTTAAAAAGCCATTATAATGTATTACCATAGTAAAGACGAAGTCCCTTCTCCCTTAAAAGCCAAACGATTTATATTTATAGAAAACACCTATGCAAAAGGGATGAGAATTGGCTATTATCCTCACCCCTTCCAGACTAACCTAATCGTTTAACTATAAATCAAACGTAAAAATATGCAATCAAATTTTTGTGAAAAAACCTAGAAAAGACCTTTTACCTTGCCTGTTTCCACATCCACATCCACTCGTCGGAAAGCGGGATCTGAACACGTCCCGGGCATGAGTTTGATAGTTCCTGCGATTGGCACGACAAATCCTGCACCTTTGAATGTCAATATATCCCTGATATTCAATCTCCACCCTTTCGGAGCGCCCTTAAGCTGAGGGTTGTCTGTAAGAGAAAGATGTGTTTTTACCATGCAGGTTCCCAACTTGGCAATTTCTGGATCTGATTCCATCGCTTTGGCCTTTGCTAATGCCTCCGGAGTGTAATCTACTCCGTCTGCACCGTAAACCTCCTGAGCAATCAACTCAATACGTTCCCTTAACGGGGTCTCTAATTCATAAAGGTACTTGAAGTTAGTTTCTTCGTTGCATGCGTCAATTACAGCATCAGCCAACTCCAGAGCTCCTTCGCCACCCTTTTCCCAGTGTCTGGAAAGAGCAACACGAGCACCTGCATCTTCTGCTACCTTACGGACTGCTTTGATTTCATTATCTGTATCTGTATAGAAATTGTTAATGCAAACCACCGGATTAATGCCAGCCTTCTTGACCACATTAACAAGGTGAAGGAGGTTTGTTTCTGCCCCTTTTACGGTCCATTCAACATTTTCTTCTTTATAAGATGGGTCGAGAGGTTGGCCAGGAACAGGAATAGGGGCGCCACCATGGCATTTGAGTGCCCTGATTGTGGCAACCAGAACAGCCGCATTGGGTTTATTTCCCGAAAAACGGCACTTCAGATTCCAAAACTTTTCAAATCCTATATCTGCACCAAAACCAGATTCGGTTACGTTATAATCACCAAGCTTCAGCCCTATCCTATCCGCAACAATTGATGATTGACCAATAGCAATGTTAGCAAAAGGTCCTGCATGTACTAAAACCGGCTGCCCCTCAATAGTCTGCATAAGGTTCGGATTAATGGCATCTACCATCCACGCGGTCATGGCACCATCAACTTCCAAATCAGCAGTAGTTACTGGTTTCCCGGACTTGTCATAAGCTAAAACAATCCGCCCCATGCGGTCGCGCATATCCTTTAAATCCTTTGCAACAGCAAGAATAGCCATGATCTCTGACGAAACAGCAATGGCGAATCCAGAACTCATCATGAATCCATCCATCTTTCCACCAATACCAATCGTAATATCACGAAGAGCCTGTGCACAGAAATCGATAATCCATTTAGATTCAACCCTGTTTGGATCAATATCAAGACGTTTCAAGTTTCTTTTGGACAGCTGATCATCATTGTAGTTAAATTCATGCTGTAATCTTGATGTGAGGGCTACCATGCCAAGGTTGTGGGCGTTCATTATTGCATTAATGTCTCCTGTAAGTCCTAAAGAAAAAGGAGTCAATGGGATACATTGTGAAAGCCCTCCACCTGCAGCAGATCCCTTTATATTCATCGTCGGCCCGCCGGATGGCTGTCGAATAGCACCAATAACCTTCTTGTTCCTCTTTCCCAGCCCCTGCACCAGACCCATAGTTGTAGTAGATTTCCCCTCTCCCAATGGGGTAGGTGTAATTGCAGTCACATCAACATATTTTCCATCCGGCTTATCGCCAAGCCGTTTCATAGCCTTATTAAAATCAATCTTAGCTACATAGTGCCCATGAGGAAGAAGTTCATCCTTTTCCAGGCCTAACTCTTCGGCTAATTGATAAACTCTTTTCATGCGAGCCTCTGCGTCTTCTGCTATTTCCCAGTCTGCATGTTTCGTAGGATCCAAAGCCATTGTATAGCCTCCTTTCGATTAACTAATTTTTTAAAATAAAAGATTATTACCTTCCTGATATTCTGATATACAAACAGTACCAATACGAACAAGCTCCTTACATCGAAGTTTCTCAAAAGACTGCTAAACGATAAACGTGCTGATTATAATAACAAATTCACAGAGGTCAAGAAAAATGATTTGATGAAAAATGGTTTGATTGTATTTTTTCGAATCGAAACTCCTCTCCCATTATCAAGATCGCTATTACCAATGGCCAGATAGCTAACCTCAGAACCTGGATTATAGTTAGACTCCAAAAAACAATTGACAAATCCGACAAGAATGGTTCTAATAAATCCATTACCCAGACCTTCTTGTCTCACCATCCACTATTCTTACTATGAGCGTTACAAAAAATACAATCGGTGTTTGCGCTATACTTTTCATGCTCTTGTCACTGCAGTCATGCGGTGCCAAACGTTCACCGGTAGAGCAATTAGCCGCTCGGCTGAATGATGTTCCGGAGTACACGATTATTCTGGACGATATGCAAACCGGTGGTGCTATTTTCAAACAATATTACCACAAATATAAAGTCATTATTGGTGATAAGGCGAATTACACCGGATGGGAAAGAACATCTGAACCTTTTTATCGTCAAAATGAAAATTATCTTGGCATGGCGCTCTTATCCAAGACCGAAGAGGGTTATGTCACCAAGTCCGCCTCCCCACCTGGATTTCAATACGTTGGAAACTCTCGCTACGGTGAATGGAGAACCGACAGCTCTGGCAACTCTTTCTGGGCATTTTACGGGCAATACATGTTCATGTCCCACATGTTTGGTATGTTTAACAGACCTGTCTATCGTAACGATTATAATACTTATACCGAATACAGAAACAGTAACAGGCCATATTATGGCAGAAATAACCAATTTGGAACAAATGGCACGATTACAAAACAAACACATAAGAATTTCTTTGAAAGAAAGATGGCAAAACAGAAGATGGCAAAGAGGAGTTTTAAAGATAAAGTCGGGCAGAGGATAGGAAGAAGCCGTAGCCCATTCCGAAGCAGAGGAGGAGGTTTTGGTAAATAATGATTTTTAACAATCTCATTTCAGCTTTTATCTATCTGTTATGCTGCTATTTCCTTTTCTGGCTGGGAAAACTTGCATATAATCTCATACATCGGGACATCAATGTAAGCGATGAGTTGGTGACAAAGGACAATTGTGCATTCGCTCTCTCACTGGTCGGCTACTATCTGGGTTTGGTTTTTGCTATTGGCGGTGTAATCGTGGGAGAATCTGACGGCTTACTGGAAGACCTGATAGATATTTTTATTTATGGCCCTATCGCTATTATCCTCATGAATGTCTCTACAGTTGTCAACGACAAACTGATATTGTATGGTTTTAATAACAAAAAAGAGATCTTCAAGGATCAGAATGCTGGAACTGGTGCTGTTGAATTGGCCGTCTATCTGGCCACTGGAATGATTATCTTTGGTTCTATATCCGGCGAGGGAGGCGGTATTCTGACACTGCTTGCCTTCTGGGTTATTGGACAAGTGTCGCTTATTATCATTGGTTTTGCTTATAATTTCATCACTCCTTATTGTATTCACGAACACATTGAAAAAGACAATGTAGCCGTCGGTATCAGTTACGCCGGCGCTATCGTAGGGGTCGCAAATATCGTGAGTCATTCTATCAGCGGAGACTTTTCCAGCTGGAGTGAAAGTCTTATCACGTATGCCGGGTATTTTATCTTAGGCATCATTTTGCTTCCTCTGATCCGTATATATACGGACAAGATCCTTTTACCAGGCAAAAAATTAACTGATGAGATTGTCAATCAAGAAAAACCAAACCTGGGAGCTGCGTTTATTGACGCATTTTCATATATAGGCTCTTCATTCCTCATAACATGGTGTATCTAAATTCATGATAAGCACCACGTAATAACATTCTATCTTCCCTGTTAAAATTAAGAGGTTGCACTGACACTCTATGCAATACAAATTACTATCCCCGGGATCTGAGTCAGACAACACTGTTTTCAAAGGTTGATCTTCACGTATTTTACATGCCCAACCCACTTTTTATAACTCAAAGCAGAATACTCAAGATATGCATCTTCGCCACAGGTTGTGCCGGTATTGTAGCGGAGTTTGTACTCTCAACCCTGGCTAGCTATCTCCTGGGAAACCCTATCCTTCAGTGGACCATCATAATGTCTTTGATGCTGTTTGCAATGGGACTCGGAAGCCGGGTAAGTAGATATTTACACAGCAATCTGCTTGACAAGTTCATTTTCCTGGAATTCGCACTCTCAATCCTCTGTGCTATATCCGTAGCGCTTTGCTATTGGTTTTCAACATTCAGTATACATACAAGCCTGTTGATCTATTCCTTCAGTATATTAATCGGGATACTCATTGGTGCAGAAATACCCTTAGTCACCAGGATGAATGAGTCATATGAGGATTTGAAGGAAAATATCTCATCTGTCATGGAAAACGATTATTATGGCTCTCTGGCGGGAGGACTTTTGTTCGCTTTTTTTGCTCTTCCCTATTTTGGCCTCACGTATACACCAATCGCCCTTGGAATAATAAATTTTATGGTAGCCTCTTTCCTTTTCTGGAGATTCAGACGTTTGATTTATTATAAACGCACCCTTCAGATCTCATTCTGGACAATTACCTCATGTTTCTTAATCTTCCTGTTTGCGGTTAAACCGATTGTTCTATTTAGCGAACAGAAAAAATATAAAGATAAAATTATCTACTCGAAGCAAACCGCATATCAGAAAATTGTAATAACTCAGTGGAAAGATAAATATTGGCTTTTTATTAACGGGAACGAACAATTCTCAACATTTGATGAAGAAAAATATCACGAACCTCTCATCCACCCGGCAATGTCTCTTTCTGAACAGAGAAAAAATATCTTAATTCTTGGCGGCGGTGAAGGCCTGGCAGCAAGGGAACTCCTGAAATATACTGATGTAGAAAGCATTACTATTGTTGACATCGATCCAGAGATGACAGAAATTGCTCAAAATCACCCTGTTATTACTGAGATCAATCAAAACTCAATGGTTGACTTGAAGGTACACGTCACAAATCAGGATGCCTTTAAATTTGTGGAAAACAATAAGGAAATTTTTGATGTCATAATAGCTGACTTGCCTGACCCGAATTCAATCCATCTTGCAAGACTCTATTCAAAGGAATTCTATTCACTCTGTCTGAAGAGTCTGACCAGGTACGGGGTTTTCGTAACACAGGCAACCAGTCCCGTCCATTCGGTAAACTCATACCTGTGCATTATAAGTACGATGAAATCAGCAGGCTTTACCGTCCTGCCCTATCATAACAATATTCCAACTCTTGGAGAATGGGGTTGGTGCCTCGGGATGAGAGAAGAAACAATAACATTTGATATGTTGAAATCAAAAGTAATGAAAATCGATCTGGAAAATATTCCAACACAATTCCTGAACAATGAGGCAATAATTTCAATGATTCATTTTGGCAAAGGGATTTTGAACAAGAAGGAAGCGGTAAAAATCAACACTATCTTAAATCCGGTTTTAGTACAGTACTATAAAAAAGGTGCCTGGGCTGTATATTAATTATAATCTGAGAGATATACAATCACAGGCACCCATAAACAAAATGCAGGAAAATTGCTCATACCAATGAACGTCATAGAGGGCAATACCTTATCAGATTGCCTGATAAGGCCACATATTCTGTCGCCTTGGTCTCTACTTTTAATCGGAAGAGCTGAGAAAACCTGTTAACTGTACGTTACCCTTCGGCTCAATGGTAAGGATTTTCGTGTTTAGGGAAGCACCCTTATTAATTCCTGCCATTTGAATCATAAGGATATTCCCGAGTTCAATATCCGTAGTAGGTGGAGTCTTTTTTCGCCTGATTCAATATAGTGCCTACGACACGTGTATCAGACTCTTTCAGGAAATTGGCTGCTTGATTCACCATTTTGACAGAAGCATGTCCAGACTTGACAACAAAGATTACGCCATCAACTAAAGGTAGCAATGGCCTCACACTGCCTAATGCTTCCAACAATGGCGGTGCATCTATAAGTACGATATCGAAGCGTTGTTTCAGGATATCCAATACCTTTGTAAGGAACGTAAAATACTGTGGACCTTCATTTCTCAATTCATCACTACCTGAAGTTAATAAAGAAAGGCTCAATCCCTCAATGGATTTAAGACATGAGAGAACTTCATTTTCAACCAATCTGCTGCCCACCATACGGCCCAAACGCTTGATAATGGATGAGTAATCTTCCTGGAAATGAATTCTTCTGTCCTCATAGGTCTCCACATGTCCTGGTTCGAAAGCATATTCACCCTGTTTCCAGCTGAACAACTTTTGAAGGTGTTCTTCCATTTGAAGTTTTAAAGGGCCCTGTAATTGACTTTGATTAATATAGCCTGAGTTAATGAGAATATATCCCATAGGCAGACCGGTACGTTTGTTTCGATCCAGGGCATCTTTCAATTGATTCTCGTCAATAAATCCACCGCGAAGAAGCATTGTTCCCAACCGATTGGCAAAGGGAACTTCCTGGCTCTGGAGGTGAACCAGCCGGCCATTTTCAAAGACAACAGTCATAGCTTGAGAATCATCTTTTACCACAAGTTTTCCACTCTGCTTTTTCAAAGAAATAAGAAAGAACAGATCATCGATACTGCACGTATCTAAAGTCCCATGATCCAGGTTCTTTGACAGTATCTTTGTCATAATATTCAACAATCCATTCCGATTCCCATTATCTAAACCAAACTTGTTATGCAGAGACGGCCGTTGCAGATCTGCATCAACCATTGCTACACGCAGCCCGCCCTTTGCCAGATTTATGGCTGAATTTGCAAGTACTGTTGTCTTTCCTTCACCAACAGTTGCACTTTCGATCAAGAGTATTTGTCCAGACATCCCCGATTCCAGGAGAGGCAATCCGCATATCAGACTACTTGAAACATTATAATATCTCCCACTTCTCACCTTGTCTTTCTTCTGCTCGTTAAGTTTCAACTGGGACCCATTCGTCGGTAAAACAAGCGACTCTGTCCTGTTCAGATACCTGTTATATGGTAACATGCCTATAACAGGCAGTTCAAGATGCTGCATGATGTCCTCTGGAGTCCTGATCGTTTTGTCCATATATTCAATGAAAAAAGTAAATCCCAAACCAAAAAACAGCCCCATGACTACAGCCAGTGAAATATTAAAGATAACATTTGGTTTGACAGGCAGACGGGGAATAACCGCAGCATCAACGATGCTGATGTTTTGGCTCTCCATATTGCCAGTAAGATTGATTTCTTTGGCTTGTTTCAGCAGGATATCATAAATTGCCTTATCACTTTCCGCCTCCAATTCCAACATACCATAATTTGTAAACTTACCATCATACAAATCAGCCTGCGAATCCTTCTCCGCCAGAATCTGTGTTTCAGTGCCCACATCAACCACTGCTCGGTCTAATTCTATCCTCATCGACTCTTTTAACCGACCCGCTTCATCAACAATACTCTTTTCCAGCTGGCTTATGCTTGAATCAATCTCAATGATCTTTGGATGCTTAGGACCATACTTGGTATTCAGCTCCATTTTATTCGTCCTTAGCTGAACTAATTGTCTGCGCAGATCCTGGATGACATAGTGGTCTTTCACTTCCGGCAACGCGAAAAAACTGTCACTATCCACTGGATGGAAATCAATCTCATTAAATTCAAATTCGCTGATTGAAAGGATAGACTTTGCAAGCTTAATTTTATGATCTCTCAGCTGATTCTTCAGCCAGTTAAAGGTATTTTGAGATGCCATACTTTTTAATTGGTTGTTTCTCTCAACAAACGCCTTTACATGCGAATTAGCAATTCGTGCCGCCATTTCTGGAGAGTGATCGTTAAAGCTTATGCTCACTATATTGGTTTTTGGTATAGGTATAATTTCGAGTTCTGAAAGATACCAACTCACTACCTGTTTCCGCTTTAAGAGTATCTCTTCATCTTTTACATCTTTTCCGCTGCCTTGTCTTTTTGGAACTTCCGGAGTATTTGAACTCGAAGGGGATAAAGATTTTTTGATAAATCCCTGAAAGTCATTCATCAGTGAGACAATAAAGTTCGGTTTTTCCTTATTGGCCTCATAATATTCCTCCAGCTGCAAGTCTTCAGTAATCTTTCTGGCAAGATTCCTGCTTTTGAGTAATTCACACTGTGTATCAAAGTAAAAGTCACTCCGGGTATCCATATCTGAAACCTGAGTCATGCCTTTAACAGGCGAAGAAAATCCTTCGATCATCACCTGAGCGGTTGCCTGGTAGACAGGTTTTGTATAATAGGTTTTGACGGAGACCACGGATATTACCGCCAGGAAGAAGGTGATGGCAATCCATTTACGTTTCCAGATGATAGAAAGATAGTCCGCAAGATGTACTTCCTGTTCAAATGTTGTTCTCGGTGGCGGGGTATAGTCTCGATTCGTTTCATTTCTCATATTAATATCCTAACATTTTAAAGGTTAAAAATATCGTCCTGGAACCTTAATAATGTCGTCAGGCATCACAATATCTTCCATACGAGTATCAATTTCCTGTTCTCGACCATTTATCAGACGAATGATCTTTGTTCGTTTCAAGGCAGCATTTTCAGTATACCCTCCTGCACGGGACACAGCTTCACGAACAGTCAGGCCTGTCTCCCATTTGAATTCACCAGGCCGCATTATCTCTCCGTTAACAAATATCCTGGAAATTTTGTTAACATAAATAGTATCACCGCTGGTAACATAAAATACATCATACGCGATATCGTCACTGTATTTCGATAGATCTAATGTTATCACACTGTTGTCTTCAAGATTCACAGGTGAAATAACCCCTTTATGATTTTGAAGTTGTTTCGGTCTTACTATTTTTATTACTCTTCCTGCCAGGTCAGTAAATCCGCCAGCCATCGAGATTAATTCCAGTATATGGGTTTTTCTTTTCAGAACATAACTTCCAGGTTTTTGTATTTCACCAAGGAGAAACACTTTTTGATTCCTGTACTGCTGAATACCAACCGACACTTCAGGCTTTACCAGATAACCATCACTTAATCTTTTTTTTAAGTGATTTTCAAGCTCAAAGAGTGTAAGGCCGGCAGAGTGTACCTTGCCAATAAGGGGAAAGGTAAATGCACCGTCCTTTGATACCTCAACAACACGGTTTAAATCGTCATTGTCCCACACCTGTATAGTGAGAATGTCATCTGAACCTATATGGTATTCTTCATCAAAAAGAGTTTCAGCAGAGATATCTGAGTCTGAAATTCTAGAAAAAACGAGGAGGCAAAGACTTGTCAATAGTATTTTTAAAAGAAATTTATAACACATTAATCAACAACTCCCAAAAAATTATATTAACAAAATTAATGGCAATTGAAAGAGAAATCCACAACCTGTTTTCTTAACCGCGGAGGTCGAAAAATCGTACTTTTGAACCTTTTTCAATAACCAGACGCTCTTTATTATTGCCTATCCGGGTAGAAAAAACCTTTTGCAGCCTCTCAT is drawn from Candidatus Scalindua sp. and contains these coding sequences:
- a CDS encoding DUF4388 domain-containing protein, with the protein product MRNETNRDYTPPPRTTFEQEVHLADYLSIIWKRKWIAITFFLAVISVVSVKTYYTKPVYQATAQVMIEGFSSPVKGMTQVSDMDTRSDFYFDTQCELLKSRNLARKITEDLQLEEYYEANKEKPNFIVSLMNDFQGFIKKSLSPSSSNTPEVPKRQGSGKDVKDEEILLKRKQVVSWYLSELEIIPIPKTNIVSISFNDHSPEMAARIANSHVKAFVERNNQLKSMASQNTFNWLKNQLRDHKIKLAKSILSISEFEFNEIDFHPVDSDSFFALPEVKDHYVIQDLRRQLVQLRTNKMELNTKYGPKHPKIIEIDSSISQLEKSIVDEAGRLKESMRIELDRAVVDVGTETQILAEKDSQADLYDGKFTNYGMLELEAESDKAIYDILLKQAKEINLTGNMESQNISIVDAAVIPRLPVKPNVIFNISLAVVMGLFFGLGFTFFIEYMDKTIRTPEDIMQHLELPVIGMLPYNRYLNRTESLVLPTNGSQLKLNEQKKDKVRSGRYYNVSSSLICGLPLLESGMSGQILLIESATVGEGKTTVLANSAINLAKGGLRVAMVDADLQRPSLHNKFGLDNGNRNGLLNIMTKILSKNLDHGTLDTCSIDDLFFLISLKKQSGKLVVKDDSQAMTVVFENGRLVHLQSQEVPFANRLGTMLLRGGFIDENQLKDALDRNKRTGLPMGYILINSGYINQSQLQGPLKLQMEEHLQKLFSWKQGEYAFEPGHVETYEDRRIHFQEDYSSIIKRLGRMVGSRLVENEVLSCLKSIEGLSLSLLTSGSDELRNEGPQYFTFLTKVLDILKQRFDIVLIDAPPLLEALGSVRPLLPLVDGVIFVVKSGHASVKMVNQAANFLKESDTRVVGTILNQAKKDSTYYGY
- a CDS encoding polysaccharide export protein, which translates into the protein MCYKFLLKILLTSLCLLVFSRISDSDISAETLFDEEYHIGSDDILTIQVWDNDDLNRVVEVSKDGAFTFPLIGKVHSAGLTLFELENHLKKRLSDGYLVKPEVSVGIQQYRNQKVFLLGEIQKPGSYVLKRKTHILELISMAGGFTDLAGRVIKIVRPKQLQNHKGVISPVNLEDNSVITLDLSKYSDDIAYDVFYVTSGDTIYVNKISRIFVNGEIMRPGEFKWETGLTVREAVSRAGGYTENAALKRTKIIRLINGREQEIDTRMEDIVMPDDIIKVPGRYF